Below is a genomic region from candidate division KSB1 bacterium.
CCGGTATCTATTGCTGCCGCAGCGGAGAAAGAGGTGAAGTTGCAAGTTCAGGGCTCTGACAATGACACGACGGCCGCGGTACGCAAGGCCCGAGTGGTGGTGTTCGGTGATTCGGATTTCATAACCAATGGTTTTTTTCAATTTCAAGGCAATGGGGATCTATTTCTGAATGCTGTCAATTGGCTGGCTGAGCAGGGAGAACTGATTGCCATTCGACCAAAACAGGCTGAAGATAATCGGATTTCGTTGACGACCCAGCAATCGCTATTAATTTTCTGGCTTGGGGTTGTGTTTCTGCCATTGTCCATCCTGATTATTGGGGTGGTAATCTATGTGCATCGAAAATGAATGATTTCCCATGACATCGCGACGATTGATCATATTGCTATTACTATTTTTGGGACTCGCGGCTTACGCCTATTTTTTCGAGGTTGAAGGTGGCAAATGGCGAGAGGCGAAAAGGGAAGAACAGCAAAAATTAGTTCAAATCGATGTGGCTCGGGTCACCAGGCTCACGCTTTTGCCCAGCAACATCGAAATCCGAAAGGTCGATTCGCACTACCAGATCCATTCGCCAGTGGTTACAGACGCGGATAGCCTTACAATCGCGACAATTTTGGACAATCTGCGCTGGATGAAAAAAGGGAGATTTGTTTCAGACAATCCCCATGATCTGGCCAAGTTCGGTCTTGTTCCCTATCAACAGGCGATGGTGATCCAACAAGGCGATCGAATTGATAGTTTATTTATTGGGAATAATAATCTGGATGGCAGCGAATGCTACTGTCGAAAAAATGGCTCAAACCAGGTGTTTCTGGTTCCAATCAGTCTGAAAAATAGCGCCACCAAATCGTTATTCGATGTACGGGACAAATCTATCCTCAAATTTGAGCCCAAAAATATCGCCAGCGTGATGATCACCAATCAAGGCAAAAATTTTCAGTGCCAGCGAGATCGTCAATGGCGGTGGTGGATCCGAGAGCCGATCTCGGCCTTCGCAGATGAAGATCGGTTGGACGCCATGCTCAATCAACTTGTTGATGATAAAGTGAAAGAAATCGCATCGGAAACCAGCGATGAGCTGGCAAGCTACGCACTGGATCGACCCTGGCTGACCATCACGCTATACGATAGCTCGAATCATCCCAAGGGTCGGTTGGAAGTGGGTAGGCGACAGAATGGCCAATATTATGCCCGAGACCCGAATCGTCCAGCCGTGCTGCTGATCGATTCGAGTCTGGTGGCGCGGTTAAATGTTTCTCTATATGATTTGCGAGATAAAACCATCGCGAATTTTGAACCAGATAGCGTGACGACGATTCTGTTGCAACGTCCAGGGCTAATATTCCATTGTCGCAAGGATAGTCTTGGGCGCTGGGTGATGCTTCAACCCGATTCCGCGCTAGCGCGCTCATGGAAGATCAACTCTTTGCTATATAAGATAAAGGATTTGAAGGTGGCTCAGTTTATTGATCCGCCATATCGTTCGGATCAGCATTATGGTTTTGATCGGCCTGAAATTCAGCTCAAATTGATGAAAGGAGAAAGGATTTTGGCGGATTTTATCATGGGAAAAGCAGTTGATGATAAGATCTGTCTAAAGAACCAGCTAACCAAAGCGGTGCATTTGGTAAAACAACAAGCTAAACAAGAGCTGTCCGTTGTGGCAGCGGATTTTACAGATAAATAAGGAACAAGGAAAATGACAGAACAAGTTTCAACAGCAATAGGAGGGGGGACGATGATAGTTCGAAAGGAAATGACCTGGGGAGGAAGAACGCTCAGTATCGAAACTGGCAAAGTGGCGAAACAGGCCAACGGGGCCGCCGTGGTCCAATATGAGGGGACCGTCGTTTTGGCAACAGCCGTAGCGACCCGCAAGCCAGTCGAGGGGAGTGATTTCTTCCCATTGAGTGTGGAATATCGAGAGAAAGCTTATGCAGCGGGAAAAATCCCTGGTGGCTATATTAAGCGGGAGGGACGACCAAGTGATAACGAAATTTTAAGTGCGCGGATCATCGATCGACCCATTCGACCACTGTTCCCTGATGATTTTCGCAACGAGGTGCAAATCATTGTGATGGTGCTCTCAGCAGATCGAGAGAATGACCCAGACGTGCTCGGGGTGATCGGCACCTCTGCGGCCTTATCTATTTCTGATATCCCATTTCTCGGCCCAGTGGGCGCCGTTCGCGTGGGGAGGATCAATAAAGAATTTATCGTCAATCCAACATACAGCGAATTGGAAGAGAGCGATATGGATTTGGTGATCGCTGGGACAGAGGATTCGATCGTCATGGTAGAGGGTGAATCGCGCGAAATCAGTGAAGATGATATGATCGCGGCCCTTGCATTTGGCCATGAGCATATTAAAAAAACGGTGGCTTTACAGAACGAATTGATCCGTGAATGTGGCAAACCCAAAATGGCCTACCAAGTGATCAAGGCTGATGAAGCGCTGGTAACTGCAATTCAGCAAATGGCGATGCCCAGGTTGGAACAGATTATGGCGATCCAAGATAAGACGCAGCGCTCTAATGAGTTATTCAATCTGTTAGAGGAAGTGCAGGCCGCGTTAGCTGAGCAATTTCCAGATTCAGAGATATTGATCAAGGAAGAGCTGGAGAAGATCCAACGGAACCTGGTCCGGAAGATGATTCTAGAGCACAATATTCGATTGGATGGCCGTCGGCCTCACGAAATTCGTCCCATCACCTGCGAAGTTGGTCTGCTACCTCGCACCCATGGTTCGGCATTGTTCACGCGCGGGCAAACTCAAGCGTTAGCCGTTACCACGCTGGGAACCAAAATGGATGAACAGAAAATGGATGAGCTGGAGGGTGAATTTTCGAAGAGCTATATGTTGCATTATAATTTCCCGCCGTTCAGCGTGGGAGAAGTGCGCCCCATTCGGGGGGTCGGTCGTCGCGAGATCGGACATGGCAATCTGGCCGAACGGGCGATCAAAAATGTGATCCCCAGCGATACCATCTTTCCCTATACGATCCGAATTGTGTCGGATATCTTGGAATCGAATGGCTCCTCCTCCATGGCGACCGTATGCGCCGGTTCAATGTCCCTGATGGACGCAGGCGTTCCGATCAAAGAGGCAGTGGCCGGAATCGCCATGGGGCTGGTGAAGGAGGACGATCGCTACGTCATCCTGAGCGATATCCTGGGGGACGAAGATCATTTCGGAGACATGGATTTCAAGGTCGCAGGGACGGCCAAAGGGATCAATGCGTTTCAGATGGATATCAAGATCAAAGGATTATCCTTGGAAATTTTGCGAGAGGCGTTGGCCCAGGCCAAACAGGGGCGGCTTCATATTCTTGACGCAATGAATAAAGTTATCGATAAACCTCGGCCAGAGCTCTCCGCTTATGCGCCCAGAATCTTAACGTTCAAGGTGGATAGCGAATATATCGGCACCATAATCGGTCCCGGTGGCAAAACCATTCGCGATATCATCGAAAAGACCGATGTCGCCATTGACATCAGTGACGATGGCGTGGTCACGATCGCTTCAGTGGACCCAGAAAATGGACGGAGGGCCAAAGAAATGATCGAGAACATGATCCGACAGCCGGAAGTGGGCAAGGTCTATACTGGAAAAGTGAAGCGGATCATGAATTTTGGCGCCTTTGTGGAGATTCTCCCAGGTAAGGAAGGATTGCTCCATATTTCCCAGATTGAAAATCGTCGGATCGAGCGGGTAGAAGATGTGCTGAAGATCGGAGATGAAATTCAGGTCAAGCTGATGAAAATCGATGAACAAGGCAAAATGGACCTGAGCCGCAAAGTGCTGTTAGAGCGATAGTCCGTTTCAGCCGCCGGTCCGATTTCGGCGCATAGCTCCATGGATTCTTGAAGCCAGCTCAGCA
It encodes:
- a CDS encoding DUF4340 domain-containing protein — its product is MTSRRLIILLLLFLGLAAYAYFFEVEGGKWREAKREEQQKLVQIDVARVTRLTLLPSNIEIRKVDSHYQIHSPVVTDADSLTIATILDNLRWMKKGRFVSDNPHDLAKFGLVPYQQAMVIQQGDRIDSLFIGNNNLDGSECYCRKNGSNQVFLVPISLKNSATKSLFDVRDKSILKFEPKNIASVMITNQGKNFQCQRDRQWRWWIREPISAFADEDRLDAMLNQLVDDKVKEIASETSDELASYALDRPWLTITLYDSSNHPKGRLEVGRRQNGQYYARDPNRPAVLLIDSSLVARLNVSLYDLRDKTIANFEPDSVTTILLQRPGLIFHCRKDSLGRWVMLQPDSALARSWKINSLLYKIKDLKVAQFIDPPYRSDQHYGFDRPEIQLKLMKGERILADFIMGKAVDDKICLKNQLTKAVHLVKQQAKQELSVVAADFTDK
- the pnp gene encoding polyribonucleotide nucleotidyltransferase, which translates into the protein MIVRKEMTWGGRTLSIETGKVAKQANGAAVVQYEGTVVLATAVATRKPVEGSDFFPLSVEYREKAYAAGKIPGGYIKREGRPSDNEILSARIIDRPIRPLFPDDFRNEVQIIVMVLSADRENDPDVLGVIGTSAALSISDIPFLGPVGAVRVGRINKEFIVNPTYSELEESDMDLVIAGTEDSIVMVEGESREISEDDMIAALAFGHEHIKKTVALQNELIRECGKPKMAYQVIKADEALVTAIQQMAMPRLEQIMAIQDKTQRSNELFNLLEEVQAALAEQFPDSEILIKEELEKIQRNLVRKMILEHNIRLDGRRPHEIRPITCEVGLLPRTHGSALFTRGQTQALAVTTLGTKMDEQKMDELEGEFSKSYMLHYNFPPFSVGEVRPIRGVGRREIGHGNLAERAIKNVIPSDTIFPYTIRIVSDILESNGSSSMATVCAGSMSLMDAGVPIKEAVAGIAMGLVKEDDRYVILSDILGDEDHFGDMDFKVAGTAKGINAFQMDIKIKGLSLEILREALAQAKQGRLHILDAMNKVIDKPRPELSAYAPRILTFKVDSEYIGTIIGPGGKTIRDIIEKTDVAIDISDDGVVTIASVDPENGRRAKEMIENMIRQPEVGKVYTGKVKRIMNFGAFVEILPGKEGLLHISQIENRRIERVEDVLKIGDEIQVKLMKIDEQGKMDLSRKVLLER